The Stomoxys calcitrans chromosome 3, idStoCalc2.1, whole genome shotgun sequence genome includes a region encoding these proteins:
- the LOC106096338 gene encoding intraflagellar transport protein 80 homolog produces the protein MQLKTHICKKTSTNINGDYALKISTNNSKNNNSNGKQDKNQDKTLDNLPLSCVDWSSNDEIYFVSDDHQIFKWSSATRDSVEVAKLPDDFIPTDLHWLLLGGRSSGGGKGSDTLLICSNDGRFIILNKSSRVERSISAHTAAISSGRWSPDGAGLLTAGEDGVIKIWSRSGMLRSTVIQSDEPIRCARWAPNSTSIVFCQGGHISVKPLAANSKLIRWRAHDGLVLSLSWSSQSNIIASGGEDYRFKIWDAQGANLFTSSTEEFAITAVAFNPEKDVLLVSTFNMLKLCSTAGWSYSTARFNEPVVGSFHVLSWSSDGTQVACGTSTGQLIVGYIVQKQLISRNLKATTTGRKSLRLEDIVNGSSDVLDFTDRIINFALGYGHLIVATSNQIHIYNEKYINTPIIIDGRTDVRVIQVGKKFFMVLDSTSIWVYTYTGRLHLNPRYPGSQAQIPLLNWRSISLGLDTLVVRDNSDTMVLHIFDLIPGATRQYEPFMLKAKTQIAEIAACRSGTVDDQFVVMIDNNRELYITETRNLNSNNERSNIMGVSGTTTGEIYKIGTQVTTVKWASEANILVGVHDTCYSIWYCPGEGAADPTIIALTTVTIDATEFGKNIAIESFEDSIVTFRCSGALLPISVNMYCEILHCTLAEGQWQQSLKICRLAHNAYLWATLAAVATRKNQLQISEEAYSAALQIDKVSYLQHIKTLDPSSPEYMAENSLMLGRLIEAETILLHNRKYREAVNLCLRMHNWRKALELTQKHEPELLDVVMEQRRKYLNALNREEWDTLFLSLAVKDNDD, from the exons ATGCAACTAAAAACCCACATTTGCAAAAAGACTTCAACCAATATCAATGGGGATTATGCATTGAAGATAAGCACCAACAATTCaaagaacaacaacagcaatggaAAGCAAGATAAAAACCAGGATAAGACATTGGATAATTTACCCCTGAGTTGTGTGGATTGGAGCAGCAATGATGAGATATACTTTGTGAG TGATGACCATCAAATTTTCAAATGGAGCTCTGCCACCCGAGACTCGGTGGAAGTGGCCAAGCTGCCGGACGATTTCATTCCCACCGACTTGCATTGGCTGCTGTTGGGTGGCCGCAGCAGCGGTGGTGGCAAGGGCAGCGACACCCTATTGATATGCAGCAACGATGGCCGTTTTATAATTTTGAATAAAAGTTCTCGTGTAGAGCGCAGCATATCGGCCCACACAGCGGCTATTTCATCGGGTAGATGGAGTCCAGATGGTGCTGGCTTATTAACGG CTGGGGAGGATggtgttataaaaatttggtccagatctggCATGTTGCGTTCCACTGTCATCCAAAGCGATGAACCCATACGTTGTGCCAGATGGGCTCCCAATTCAACCTCCATAGTGTTTTGTCAAGGTGGCCATATCTCGGTGAAACCCCTGGCGGCCAATAGTAAATTGATAAGG TGGCGCGCCCATGATGGTTTGGTCTTATCCCTCAGCTGGTCTTCACAGTCTAACATAATAGCTTCGGGTGGAGAAGATTATCGTTTTAAGATATGGGATGCCCAAGGAGCCAACCTATTTACAAGTTCAACTGAAGAATTTGCCATTACGGCAGTGGCATTCAATCCGGAGAAGGATGTTCTCTTGGTCAGCACCTTCAATATGTTAAAGTTGTGCTCCACAGCAGGG TGGTCCTACAGCACTGCCCGCTTTAATGAACCCGTGGTGGGCTCATTTCATGTTCTGTCCTGGTCCTCAGACGGCACCCAAGTGGCTTGTGGCACTTCAACGGGTCAACTCATAGTTGGTTATATTGTACAAAAGCAGCTAATCTCCCGAAACTTGAAAGCCACCACCACGGGTCGCAAATCCCTAAGATTGGAGGATATAGTCAATGGCAGCAGCGATGTTTTGGATTTTACTGATCGCATTATCAACTTTGCCTTGGGTTATGGTCATCTCATAGTGGCCACCTCCAATCAGATTCATATTTACAATGAGAAGTACATTAACACACCGATAATTATTGATGGCAGGACGGATGTAAGGGTCATACAGGTGGGAAAGAA atttttcatGGTCCTTGATTCAACTTCAATTTGGGTTTACACCTATACAGGGCGCCTTCATTTGAATCCCCGTTATCCTGGAAGTCAGGCCCAGATTCCTTTACTAAACTGGCGTAGTATATCGCTGGGATTGGACACATTGGTAGTAAGAGATAATTCTGATACAATGG TATTGCACATCTTTGATTTGATACCTGGAGCTACACGACAATATGAGCCATTTATGCTGAAGGCCAAAACTCAAATAGCAGAAATTGCTGCGTGCAGATCGGGCACTGTGGATGATCAATTTGTGGTAATGATTGACAACAATCGGGAACTCTACATCACTGAGACAAGAAATCTGAATAGCAATAATGAGCGCAGTAACATAATGGGTGTTAGTGGCACCACAACGGGGGAGATTTATAAAATTGGCACCCAAGTGACCACAGTAAAGTGGGCAAGTGAAGCGAATATTTTGGTTGGTGTACATGATACATGTTATAGTATATGGTATTGTCCAGGAGAGGGGGCAGCAGATCCAACAATCATAGCACTAACCACAGTGACAATAGATGCAAC AGAGTTTGGCAAAAACATAGCCATAGAATCTTTCGAGGATTCCATTGTCACCTTTCGTTGCTCTGGAGCCCTACTGCCCATCAGCGTCAATATGTATTGTGAAATTTTACATTGCACTCTGGCCGAGGGACAATGGCAGCAATCGTTGAAAATATGTCGCTTGGCCCATAATGCCTATTTGTGGGCCACTCTGGCCGCTGTGGCTACACGCAAAAACCAATTGCAGATCAGTGAGGAGGCCTATTCGGCAGCTTTACAAATCGATAAGGTCAGTTATTTGCAGCATATTAAAACTCTGGATCCCTCTAGCCCTGAATATATGGCTGAAAACTCATTGATGTTGGGTAGACTTATCGAAGCCGAGACTATTTTGCTGCATAATCGAAAATATCGGGAAGCTGTTAATCTGTGTCTGCGCATGCATAATTGGCGTAAGGCCTTAGAGTTAACCCAAAAACATGAGCCGGAACTTTTGGATGTGGTAATGGAGCAGCGTAGGAAATATCTGAATGCCTTGAATCGTGAAGAATGGGAtactttatttttaagtttagCAGTTAAAGACAATGATGATTGa